The Oncorhynchus keta strain PuntledgeMale-10-30-2019 chromosome 28, Oket_V2, whole genome shotgun sequence DNA segment ttattgaagtgaccagtgttccattattaaagtgaccagtgttccattattaaagtgaccagtgttccatgtctatgtacatacagtatggcAGCAGCCGACAAGGTGCAGAGATGAGTAACCATGTGGTTGCCGGCTAGTGACTAAGTTCAGGCCAGGGTACTGGGTGTAGGCCGGCCAGAGattgctatttaacagtctgatggccttgagaaagaagctgtttttcagtctccctgtcccagctttgatgcacctgtgctgacctcgtctatgaatttgagagtggatacatttctccaggcccatcccttagctttttaccaaaacagaggtgggGCGACCACTTTCTTATTGTTTTAATGAAAGACTCTAGCTTTAATTGGTACAATGGGGTGCATTGTTAGTGTGTCCTCCTCAGAGTCATCGAGACGCCTGTGACTGATCAAACTATTTATACATTACAATTCCATTGAACACCCTCACCGTAAAAATAAATATCTCAGAGCTAACGGAATAATGGAAAATGGATATCAGGGTTGAtataaacacacatatacacagcaCATTTCCAAAGAGGGGCCAAGCGTACTCACAATACCCTGTGTTGTATGGAAAGCCCCCTGGAGATAGCCAACGTCTGGAAAAGGTAAGAAATCTCTGCCTTCTCCTGTTTGAACTGCACGCTCAAACGAGGACTTAGCCTAAATATTTCCACTGAGAGAGACGGCAGAATGTTATCacatgtggaggttatatacacaCCCTCACGCATATGCACAGACATACACACCTACCTGCccttatacacacagacacacacatgcaccacaTGAATagacacacacgcatatacacacaaacaTCCCTGTAACACAAACATGACTCCACATTCAGATATAGAGATGTGATGACAGCATATGGGTATACCTGAGACCTTCACTCAGTCAGAGAAACAGTAAATCATCTCCAGTTCAGATATAAAACAGAGGGGTGTATAAGAACTGAGACAGGTACCATCTTCTGACTGGTTCTACCTTGCGTGCCACTATGTCATTGTCTCTGTAACATGGAGGAATGCCTGACAGAAAAAACAAGAAGAACCCAGTCTCAGAGTAGAAAAAGGGAATGAacgaaggagagaggcaggggaaaaAAAGTATCCCCAAACAGAACCAGATGGAGGGTGTGGGGCGCTCTTTGATCTCCCCTACTCTGCCTGATTGATGTTGCACATTTCATTTCCTCGTCAGGGATGTGACATAATGTTTCGGCCACTATTTTCTCTTTTTTTACTATGTTTTCTGCAGTGGTAACACACCAAACAATGAAAAGACTGACCATCGAAATCAAAAATGCTGGAAAAAGACAACTTTCTGAACCCTCCAGTTCTGGTGAATCTACTTGTATAATGAAGCAGTTCACAGCTAAAGTGTCATAATAAGACACAGTGAAACTGCTGTGTGTGAGGGACCATGTCATGGCTGACATCCACCGGAATGTTCTATACTTTAGCTATGACCTCAGTCCACATCTATTCTAATTCAACAAGAGAAATGAGCAATAGTAAAGCAGAGATCTCCAATGGTGTAACCCAAAGCTTTAATGATGACTGCAAACACACTGCTTTAATATCTCATTTCCCGACAGGTTATTTTGGACTCAGAATTGCTATTTAATAGATCTATTATACGGTGGTGAGTGAGTTATGACTCTACACAGGGGTTTTTCAATTATTCTTACAATATTTTGTGTGTGAAACATTGGCAGCCTTGAAGAAAAACTCCATTGCATGTTAAATTTGTATTATTTTCCCACATGGCAGATACTTTGAAATAACACTCAAACCAATCTCAAAGAATGGAAGCTAACATAGTGATGAATTGCACAAATTCCAACAGGGATActttcccctccctcctgtcACACAGCCACCCTTCACCCCACTGCCCAAAGCTGTGGGACACCCCCACATCTGGCCTCCATTTCCTCCAGCGAAGAGACACTTCCTGTGGGCAGGGTTTGAGGGAGAAAGGGACTGCATGTCTAATGTTTGGATATGCTGAGGGTGCAGCAGGGGCAGAGGTGATATAGATTTGGACACAGTTCAGGGTCAGAGGGGTATCAACTAATGTTATGGTTAGAGCAGGATGTGCTTGGCCTGGATAAGAGACAGTTGCAGTAAAGAATATTACTGTCTCCTTAACATATTTAAAAGTTTCAAAATGTCAGTCTACCGTGACAGACAGTTATTGGTTGCAACTTTCTCCTAATACCTTAGTAAACATAGAGCAGTGTTGCTTGATAGAAATACAGTAAGCCATCAAATGTAATACTGTGTAAATTAAACTGCTGTATAGTAAACAATATAtacaggtagtaggaatattcaGGTATCTCAGACATTTTAGGGCCGTTCCAGAGACCTGTTTTAGAGTAAATCCATAAAAAGTGTCCTTTATATCTGACATTGCTTGAAAAGCGGTGGGGTATTTGTTTTGAAGTTGGCTCTTGTAAACCCCCCCCTCACCTTATGTTCGAAAAAGACTCATTACTGTTCCAAGATGGGGGCTTAGAATGCTTTTTTATGGATAAAGTTTATGATCCCCAAACATATGCTGGCCTACTGATTCTTTCTAAGGATTGACAAATGATAattatctctcgctctctacccccctctctctctctgctactgtgatggcacactgtggtatttcacccaatagatatggaaatttatcaaaattgggtttgttttcaaattctttgtggatctgtgtaatctgagggaaatatgtgtctttaatatggtcatacatttggcaggatgttaggaagtgcagctcagtttccacctcattttgtgggcagtgtgcacagcctgtcttctcttgagagccaggtctgcctacagcggtctttctcaatagcaaggctatgcacACTGAATCtctacatagtcaaagctttacttaaatttgggtcagtcacagtggtcaggtattctgccactgtatactctctgtttagggccaaatagcattctagttttatatgtttttttgttaattctttccattgtgtcaagtaattatcgtTCTGTTTTCTCATCATTTGGTTGGGTTTActgtaattgtgttgctgtcctggggctctgtggggtctgtttgtgtttttgAAGAGAGCACCAGgatcagcttgcttaggggactcttctccagattcatctctctgtaggtgacggctttgttatggaaggtttgggaatcacttccttttaggtagttgtagaatttaacggctcttttctggattttgataattagcgggtatctgcctaattctgctctgcatgcattatttggtgtttacgTTGTAAACGTGGGATATtcttgcagaattctgcatgccgtctcaatttggtgtttgtcccattttgtgaattcttggttggtgagcggaccccagacctcacagccatgaagggcaatgggttctataactgattcaagtatttttagccagatcctaattggtatgtcgaatttgatgtttttatgttttttatgtccttttgatggcatagaagacccttcttgccttgtctgtcggtctctccctcGTTGTCTGATTGAAAATTGCTACAGTATTTTGGAGAAAAGGGTGCAATGAAATGAATAAAAAAGTGGTGCCACTTCAAAGCCCTGCATATTACCAGGAGTTTAAAGTTACCTGTGGTGCCAGAGTAGTTTTAATATTCCCTGGGAAATGGCACACGCCCTCGCAAGTCAGGCTCTGCGCCTAACAGTAACCAATCTGCCTCTTAATAACTAAATGGCAATTTATGAATTACAACTCAAATCTCTGCCATAATAGCACCAAATTATTCTCTCCAAATGCACTGTCGCACAGCAAAGTCAAGTCCCAGTCCAACTCTCCAGCAGAGGATGCCAAAGGCACTATAATAGTGAATTAGTAGTGGATGCCTAGTGGCCTGGAATGTTTTTGGGGTACTCTCCCTGACATAGGCCACCTGTGTGCTCTCAGATGGTGTCAAGTCAAGTTACCTAGATATTACTAAAGGTGTCCCTCAGGGGTCAATTTTGGGACCTGTCCTCTTTACTATTTATGTAAATAATATTGGTTTATCTGCAAAAACCTGTAACATTAatctgtatgcagatgactcTGTTATGTATGGAATTTCCCAACGTCTGACCAGGCTATGTTGGAGCTGTAATCTGATTTTGTCGCCTTGCAGAAAGTCCTTGTTGATTTAAATTGGTACTTCATGCAGGAAAAACTACATGTATGCTGTTTTCTAATTCTCATAGAAATATTTTAGATGGCTTTCACATTTATGCATTGGATGGTTCTTTCATTGAGCAGGTTCCCACCTATAAATATCTGGCCTTTTGGATTGACAATAATGTGAGGTTTAAAAAGCATACGGATGAGCTAGTTAAGAAGCTGAGATTTAAAGTAGGCTTCTTTTATAGAAATAGATCATGCATCTCCCTaaacagcaggaagcagattgtaCAGTCAGATTTCCTGGCAGTTCTTGACTATGGTGACACCATGTATCGGAATGCAGCAGTCACTACTAATAAACATTCGGATGCCGTCTACCATAGCGCCCTTTGCTTTATCACAGGCGACAGGTTTAATATGcatcactgcatcctgtatcaaaaggATGTCTGATCCTTATTGGAGTCCCGTAGATCACTTCATTACCCCCTTGCTGTTTCCAAATCTCTACTACACAAGATTCCAACCTACCTTACATCACTGTTAGCATTTTAAAATATGAGATACCAAACCCTTCACAGGTCTCAAGGTTCACAACTTTCGAGGTTCCACTAGTACGTATTTTTTGAATAGCCTACCAAAATCCCTACATCTTGACACTCTGGTGCCTCTTGGCCAGTTTAATACTTTAATGTTGAATGAATTTAATGTGAATCACAACTGTTTGGATTGAATGTAAATAATTGTACTTGTGGTGTTTGAAGTTGTAAGTGTTGATTCTGTAATTTGTAGTTTACTTTTATTTTTAATGTGTTGTATTTTTGTCCTCGGGTCACCATTGTaaatgagaccctggtctcaatgggTTCTCCTgaataaataaaagttaaatgtCAACATCCAAGATACAATTAATTGCATGaaaactacagtatatttattatTTAGCGTTACATAACACTTTAAAGGTTGAATTTAGATTTTAATCTGCAATATTCCATGATATATGGTTGGGTTCAATTCCATTTACATTcctgtcaattcaggaagtacactgaaattctTCAAATTCTTGGAATTTGGttaactttctgaattgactAGAATTTAAatagaattgaccccaaccctgttgTCTTCCGACAGGTGgcgtctctcctcgtctctcaATCAGTGCAGGCGGAATCGTCGCACGATCTCATGTAAGACAATGTCCCaactctgctctgtctgttgtTTGTTATCTAGGCCATACGTTTTAGTCATGCTATATGATCACAGGAGGGCCACCTGGCAAGCCCCTGCTGGACTTTTTGGAGCTTTTTTGACTTCCCCTGTTTTGTCCTGAAAGACACACTCCagcatttaaaaaatgaaaaacaatACAAACATGTACAGACACTTAAGGGTAAAAATATGTGTTTTGAGCAAAATAGTGTTTTTCACagagttggtctgatggtgccTTCTGATGTCACCCCCCTTGCTTGAGGAACAATAAAGGAGCGATACTgatgtgccttttgttaagtaaatcaCATGATAAATGAGCTGAAAAGGAGACTGAAGTAGGACTTTAAGCCTGCACTGAATTCTGTGTTTGCTTGTTTTTAGCTGTCCTAAATAAACTAAACCAAAAAAATAGAGACCTCTTCTTATCCGCTGTTGACCTGGCTTAAAACTTGTAATTTTCCACCACTTCggtaaaaacacaaaacaaaacacaaattGGGAGACACTGGAATTGTAATTTAAAGTGAAGTGTTTACAGTAAACACGGTAAGATGGGGGACATGTTTGAATGTACAATACTGAGTTCACCCATCTTACATGGCAGTTTCCTATAACCCAAGCAACCATTAGTGTACAACTCTTCACCAGATCCTAATTTCTTTCCTCAGGTAAGAGGTTATTTTTGTTCGTTTAAATACTTTTGATTAGTGGATTCAGAACATATTTTAAGAATTACGTTATTATTTGTTCCGTCGACTTACTGTCAAGGATGGCAGGAGTCTTGGCAGTATCACTTCTAGGAATGCTATTCAGCACACGTTACAACTTTGGTTGCCAGTAAATATCATTGCTCACTTCCTTGTCTTGCTCTCGTTCCCTTTGTCTCTTCAGTATGCTCTGAGGCCAGTGTGGAGAATCAGAGTGAACAAGGAAGGACCATGCCTCTGTCTAAACCAGAGAAGCTGTTAGAACATGAGCTCAGCTGCCCTATCTGCCTAGAGCTCTACACAAATCCGGTTTATCTACCCTGTGGCCATAACTACTGCCTTGCCTGCATTAACGCTACAGACGCCAGCAGTGGAGAGAAGAGCCTGCCTCGCTGCCCTGAGTGCAGAGAAGAGTACAGTGGTACAGAGACACTGCACAAGAACTTCAAGCTCTGCGGCATCATAGAAGGCTACAAGGCCATTGCGCTAGTGGAGAACCTTGGGAGAGAGCCGCTGGAGGTACGCTGTGACCACTgcctggacacagagacattgGCCATCAAGACCTGTCTAAAGTGTGAGATGTCCCTGTGTGCCAGGCACCTGCAGCGCCACACTGAGAGGGAATCCTTCAGGAGCCATGACCTGGTGGAGCCCCAGACTAAGCTGGACCTGAGGAGCTGTGCTATCCATGGACGCCTGCTGGAGTACTTCTGTGTCAGCGACATGACCTTCCTCTGCGCCTCCTGCTTCATCAAGGGCACCCACCAGAATCACGATGTCCTGACTATCGAGGTGgctgaggaggagatgaggagggtccTAGAGAGCCGGAGCAAGGAGGTGGCCAACAGGCTGCAGCTGACCGAGACCCTGCTGCAGAGGGCTGCTGAGGACCAGAGCACCTCTGATGCTGTGGGGGACAAGCTGATGTCTACTGCTGTGGCCCTGATGGACAGCATGGCTGGTCTGGTGAGCAGGTACAGAGACAGGATGAGCCtgctgctggaggaggagagaggccatCAAAGGAAGATCTGGCAGAGTGGCCTGGGGCTCCTAGAGGAACAGCAGAAGGAGCTGATGGAGGCCAACCAGAGCTCTGCCGAGGTCCTCTCAGTGACTGATAAGCGTCTGTTCATCCACAGGTTCCTGCTGATCGAATCCCAGCTCACGGAAGTGGTGACAGGCACTGTGGCCAGAGTGCTCTCCAAAGAGCCTCTCAACACCAAGCGGCTTCAAGCCAGCCTGAGGATGAATGACTTCAGGGCAGAGATGGGGCAGCTCCTCCAGGCCCTCAATGTCCAGCTCAACCCTCTGGAGTTGACCTTCAACATTACAACAGCGCACCCCAGCCTGCTGCTCTCCAATGACCTGCGGACAGTCAAGTACATTGGCATCAAGCAGGCCTCCACTGATAACCCAGAGAGGTTCAGTACCGCGCCCCAGGTCCTCTGCTCCCAGAGCTTCACAAGTGGGGAGCACATCTGGGTGGTGGAGGTGGGCGACCAGAGCATGTGGTCAGTGGGCTTGTGCTACAAGAGCGTGCCCAGGAGGGGTGACCACAGCCGTCTGGGCCACAACCCAGTCTCCTGGCGTCTGCAGTGGAAGAACAAGAAGCTGACGGCGTGCCATGCCTCCTCAAACATGGCGCTGGTTGAAAAGACCAATCAGCCGCTGAgggtggaggtggcactggactATGAGAGGGGCACACTGATCTTTCACAGCACCAAGGGCTGTCGGGAGCACCTTCACACGTTTAGGGCTGTGTTCAGAGAACCTGTGTACCCTGCGTTCAGCATCCACTCCACCACAGCACAGTCCTGGATCACCCTCCAGAGTGGAGTGTGACACCTCAGCTTCCCTGTATGTCCATCTATTAACCTTGAAGTGCCTTTGTTACTAACTAACCCAATCAATATCTGTAAATTATTCTAGTTATGGATCTTATCACCAAACGTGAGTAAATTCTAATGAAACAGAATGTAATTGCCTCTTAAAATATACAGTAGAATCTGAATTAAAATGTAGTTCAGGCAGGTCCTTATATTTCTGTttcatacatacattacatacatgaTTAGACGTTTTAAGTACGGATATGTATTGCTATTCGTAACTAAAGGAATGTAATTGAATTATTTTGTAAAGAGACGTGACTGTATTTGATCTTACCTGCCAAAAATGAGTGTTGCATTGTTTCATTCAGACCGTCTCTGTGGTTTTATATTGAGTTGTTTTAGAGTTGATACTTATTCATCAATGTACTATAGTAGGCCAGGCCTACAGTACATGTGAATATTGGATActttatatttgtatttgtttcaGGGACCAGATGAAACGAACATGTGTGATTTGTAATTGTATTTGAAAATCAGTTCACTTTGGATTCATACACAATAAACAGCTATAAGGCAATGATACTGTACTTTGTGAATGGGTTCAAAGGTTTTGTTGAGGAAAGACTTGATCTTCAGGGGAGGCACAATGCTCAATGTTTATCTGACAAATAAACAGTGGCGGAAAACagatgtcatacttgagtaaaattaaAGATAAAGTACATCAATAGAAAATGACTTAAGTCAAAGGgaaagtcacacagtaaaatactacttgagtaagtcTAAATGTATCTGTTTTTAAATGTACTCATgtacagtggtgggaaaagtcttcagttgtcatacttgagtaaaagtaaaaagtaaaagtaaatgctatacatcaaatgtcttatattaagcaaaccagacgacacaggggcacactcagacatcatttacaaactcagtatttgtgtttagtgagttcgccagatcagaggcagtaggaatgacaatgcgttatattgataggtgcgtgaattggaccatattgCTGTCCTGCCTCAGCATTTGAAATGTAACGAGTAGTTTTTGGTGTGAGGGAAAATGAATGGCTGTAAAATGTACATATTTTCCTTAAGAAtctagtggagtaaaagtaaaaagtacagataccccaaaaaacaacttaagtagaaCTTTTATGAAGAGATTTCCAAGGCTTCAGAAGATTTAACCTGTATAAATTAAATGAGCAAAATGATGTATGTCCACAGTTCAAATGTTGAAGTCAGTAACTTAGTAGGACAGAGGGTGTGAAAGAGATGACTCTAGCAAAGCTTTCCAGGAATAACATCCCATGAGGCCCCACTCTGAAAGGTGAAAACAGTTTAACAGTTGTCACTTTCACATGCTGTACCCGTCTTCAATTAGAACAACCAATCGACCTTGACAAACCAATGTAAATACATTggacattgtcaaagactccagtcactgaagtcatagactattctctctgctaacgcacagcaagcggtaccggagcgccaagtctaggaccaaaaggctccttaacagcttctacccccaagccataagactgctgaacaattaatcaaatggccacccggactatttacattgaccccctctttgtttttacactgctgtttattatctatgcatagtccctttacccctacccacatgtacaaattaccttgactaacctgtacccccgcatattgactcggtaccggcaccccctgtatatagcctcattgttgttattttattgtgttagcttttattttattttattttatttcgtaaatattttctcaactgtatcctttgtcaagataatctatccatctgacaagtgtggcatatgaagaatctacagaggagtatttctgtctgtattaAAGCCCATTTGTGGAGAAAATCTCATTTGGAttagctgggcctggctccccaatggggTCTTCTTGGCTCCCAAGTTGGCTGGCCTATGTCCTCCAGGGCCCACACATGGCTgtctacatccctgttagtgaggattgtatcctttgtcaagataatccattcatCTGACAGGTGTGCCATATGAAGAATCTAaagaggagtatttctgtctgtattaAAGCCCATTTGTGGAGAAAATCTCATTTGGAttagctgggcctggctccccaatggggTCTTCTTGGCTCCCAAGTTGGCTGGCCTATGTCCTCCagggcccacccatggctgcgcccctgccaagtcatgtgaaatactgaatttatttcaatagactgatttccttatataaactgtaactcagcaaaatctttgaatgttgcatttatatgttgcgtttatatttttgttcacgaTACATTTCTCACACTAAAGAACCTGGCAGGCAAAAATAATCTCTTAAAGGGACATGCTGGTGATTGTCCTAAGGCTACAATGTACTAAAACTACCAATATAGAATAATCACATTTGATTGTTAACCTATGTTTGCCTCAATGTACACTGTTGATTTCAGAAAAGCAAAACAGACATTCATCCTTATGAAAGCCCTTTTACAAAAAGTCCCACTGTACCATACAAATCACCACACCCTGTCTCAGGGATGGTTAACTCTGGAAATTATTTTTTGTCTCTACTGAGTTAGGAAATCAGCTTTTAGTTTTCTCGCACCTTATTTGTGgaacaatcttcaaaatgttcttaCATTTTTTGTTcagtttttggtttgtttgtctgGGCCAATTCAGAAAGCTGACTGAGGACCTTAATGCTGattaatgtgtttgttttttatgaccatatttttctttctgcttgcattttgtatttatattttcaTGTGTATTTTCTGTCATTTATGTAACTTAGGGCTCATCTATAAAAAATACCTTGGTCTCAGAATGACTCCCCGataaaatgaaggttaaataaatagaAAATTATTAAGTAGGTACACACACTGGTTTCTGTCTTCCAATCTATCTTGCCCAACAAAACACATATTGGTTCTGATAGCTCATGGCCTGCGTATTTtacaaacaaatatatatatatatattttttaaataaatgtattttattcaTAATACAAAAATCAACTTACATTGCTACATCAAACATGTCTAGCAAACCAAACCAGGTATTAACAATGCTCAAACATACAACAAAAATactaatacaaataaaaatacgAAAAAGAAACAATTATATTAACTCTGAAAATATCTTATTATAATGATTCATGAAGATGTTATTATTTTTGTTATTCACTAGGGTTAGTGTTTTCATAAGATAATTAAATTCAATCAGAAAAATTGGTAATTTTGGTATagaattttgacatttttgtttgtgtatttggCAACAAGAATAAAAAAATTAACATTAATTTCAGTGGTTTTGTTATCATTGCAATATTaacatattatatattttatgTTAAAATGATAGGCAGTGTTCATAATGGTAAGTACTTTGCAAGGTTTTTTTCGGACACAAGTTTACATTCATTTTGCAAAACTTTGTGCACAGTGCCCTCTACTGACATATGACGTCGAAAATCGCATTAAAACAAATTAAACTACATTTCCCCTTAACCTTTCGGTAGCACCTCGAACGTCCACAAATTCCATTGGATCACATCACATTATCGTCCTATGGCGTACGAGAATACAAACCCATCCATTTGTATTCAAATTCGTATGATTCGTTCTCGTATAGAGGAGATTCAATCTGTCAAAAATAGCTGTCAACACAGTGGGGAAGTGAACACCCTTTTCTACCATTTGGAAGAATATTTGGACGATAGAGATGGGTTCTGGTCAAAGTGCGACCAGGAAAGTGTCTTTTGGAGTGGATGATGAGGACAGAGTACGGGTTCTTCGTGGAGTAAAGGTAACATTATTGGCTGCTGTCATAAttctatgtagctagctagctagttacactAACGTTAGCAAGGTGGCGTTCAAATGTGTCACCAGCGTGAGACGAATGTTTCAATTCAATAGCTTTTTGTCTAACTGGTACAATAGTATTTGGTCCAATGGCTGTGAAAGGATGCTAGCTACATGTAGTGAGTGATGCTGCCAGACTAGCGCAGCGATGCCACCCCTATTTCTGTCACCTCGTATGAACTGGGCGAGGttaataacgttagctagctaggacaTACGTGGTCATATAAAATTAGCCATTTAGGCGGGTGTATGCAGGATAAGAAACCTGTCATCACAGCAATGCATGTTAGCTGACTAGACATAATCTCGAGGCCTACTGTTCTAGTGGTTTACACTATAAGCCGATTGGGTatggtagccagctagtgactaggcaggcaggcaggatcaTGCTGACCAGACCACTCGCGCGA contains these protein-coding regions:
- the LOC118360923 gene encoding E3 ubiquitin/ISG15 ligase TRIM25-like, with translation MPLSKPEKLLEHELSCPICLELYTNPVYLPCGHNYCLACINATDASSGEKSLPRCPECREEYSGTETLHKNFKLCGIIEGYKAIALVENLGREPLEVRCDHCLDTETLAIKTCLKCEMSLCARHLQRHTERESFRSHDLVEPQTKLDLRSCAIHGRLLEYFCVSDMTFLCASCFIKGTHQNHDVLTIEVAEEEMRRVLESRSKEVANRLQLTETLLQRAAEDQSTSDAVGDKLMSTAVALMDSMAGLVSRYRDRMSLLLEEERGHQRKIWQSGLGLLEEQQKELMEANQSSAEVLSVTDKRLFIHRFLLIESQLTEVVTGTVARVLSKEPLNTKRLQASLRMNDFRAEMGQLLQALNVQLNPLELTFNITTAHPSLLLSNDLRTVKYIGIKQASTDNPERFSTAPQVLCSQSFTSGEHIWVVEVGDQSMWSVGLCYKSVPRRGDHSRLGHNPVSWRLQWKNKKLTACHASSNMALVEKTNQPLRVEVALDYERGTLIFHSTKGCREHLHTFRAVFREPVYPAFSIHSTTAQSWITLQSGV